From Rhodococcus antarcticus, the proteins below share one genomic window:
- a CDS encoding LytR C-terminal domain-containing protein, with protein MSTSATGGPGRSPLRIAGVTLVGLALVLAVVGVLTGTSNDTTAAASSGSTFASTSVSPSPTTATTTTAPSGRTTTPPATDAPTTTTVAATTTVAPTTLAPTTVPPAAVAPDPRTSVDVVVLNNSTVGGLALRAAEDVRGRGWTVVEVGNYTGLVPTTTAYYRPGTAEEAAARALAADTGARVEPRFDGLPSAAAGVVLVVTADYAG; from the coding sequence ATGAGCACCTCGGCGACCGGTGGTCCCGGACGGTCGCCGCTGCGGATCGCGGGGGTCACCCTCGTCGGTCTGGCCCTCGTGCTGGCCGTCGTCGGCGTGCTCACCGGGACCAGCAACGACACCACGGCCGCCGCGTCCTCCGGGAGCACCTTCGCGAGCACCTCGGTGAGCCCCTCCCCGACGACCGCGACCACCACCACCGCGCCGTCGGGCAGGACCACCACACCGCCGGCCACCGACGCCCCGACCACGACCACCGTGGCGGCGACGACCACCGTGGCGCCGACGACCCTCGCGCCCACGACGGTCCCACCGGCGGCCGTCGCACCGGACCCGCGCACGAGCGTGGACGTGGTGGTGCTCAACAACTCGACCGTGGGCGGTCTGGCCCTCCGCGCGGCGGAGGACGTCCGCGGCCGGGGGTGGACGGTGGTCGAGGTCGGCAACTACACGGGCCTGGTCCCCACCACCACCGCCTACTACCGTCCCGGCACCGCCGAGGAGGCCGCTGCCCGCGCACTCGCGGCGGACACCGGTGCGCGGGTCGAGCCCCGGTTCGACGGTCTGCCGAGCGCGGCCGCCGGCGTCGTCCTCGTCGTCACCGCGGACTACGCGGGCTGA
- a CDS encoding DUF3263 domain-containing protein, translated as MDAAATPAPEVDGPGVDDPAPTDGLSRREHEILAFERQWWKYAGAKEEAVKELFDLSATRYYQVLNALVDTPEALAADPMLVKRLRRLRASRQKQRAARRLGFTV; from the coding sequence ATGGACGCCGCAGCGACCCCCGCACCGGAGGTCGACGGCCCGGGGGTCGACGACCCGGCCCCCACGGACGGCCTCAGCCGCCGCGAGCACGAGATCCTCGCCTTCGAGCGCCAGTGGTGGAAGTACGCAGGCGCCAAGGAGGAGGCGGTCAAGGAGCTCTTCGACCTCTCGGCCACCCGCTACTACCAGGTGCTCAACGCGCTGGTCGACACCCCGGAGGCCCTCGCGGCCGACCCGATGCTGGTCAAGCGCCTCCGCCGGCTCCGCGCCAGCCGGCAGAAGCAGCGCGCGGCCCGGCGGCTGGGCTTCACCGTCTGA
- a CDS encoding peptide deformylase, protein MSILPVRIVGDPVLHAPTRSVATLDDALRLLVQDLFDTMDAAHGVGLAANQVGVDLRVFVYDCPDDEDDDGRTRRRGVVVNPVLETSEVPEGMPDVDETEEGCLSVPGEAFPTGRADWARVTGTDVDGAVVDVEGHGFFARCLQHEVGHLDGFTYLDRLVGRHARAGRKAVKRNGWGVPGLSWLPGEGPDPFGH, encoded by the coding sequence GTGTCGATCCTCCCCGTCCGCATCGTCGGTGATCCCGTCCTGCACGCCCCCACCCGGTCCGTGGCGACCCTCGACGACGCGCTGCGCCTGCTGGTCCAGGACTTGTTCGACACCATGGACGCCGCTCACGGGGTGGGACTGGCGGCCAACCAGGTGGGTGTGGACCTGCGGGTGTTCGTCTACGACTGCCCCGACGACGAGGACGACGACGGACGCACCCGGCGCCGGGGCGTGGTGGTGAACCCCGTGCTGGAGACCTCCGAGGTGCCCGAGGGCATGCCCGATGTCGACGAGACCGAGGAGGGCTGCCTCTCGGTGCCGGGAGAGGCCTTCCCCACCGGCCGGGCCGACTGGGCCCGGGTCACCGGCACCGACGTCGACGGTGCCGTCGTGGACGTCGAGGGTCACGGGTTCTTCGCCCGCTGCCTGCAGCACGAGGTCGGCCACCTGGACGGGTTCACCTACCTCGACCGGCTGGTGGGCCGGCACGCCCGGGCCGGCAGGAAGGCCGTCAAGCGCAACGGGTGGGGGGTTCCGGGGCTGAGCTGGCTGCCGGGCGAGGGCCCGGACCCGTTCGGCCACTGA
- a CDS encoding N-acetylglutamate synthase, CG3035 family: MPPAPGDRVVLRHRLPAGSSHPMTDVLGLLESVDPVRVRAADGRVVQVASDDVVALKTVPPRPVSTRAVRALEHAAALAWPGSEHAWLESWLVRAGGGFTARANSCAPLGPVPEDGVQRVRAWYAERGLPARFTQPDRLAVDLPGWPVIDRSRVLTAPVADVAGAEVDVRDEPDDEWLGACRHRGRTLPPGAAGVLRAVVDGELGFARVTRGSEVVAVARGAVTAAPDGTPWLGLTVVEVAPRARRQGLGGRICAGLVAWGAERGAQGAYLQVAEPNTPARALCAAAGFTDHHGYGYALEP, translated from the coding sequence GTGCCGCCAGCCCCCGGCGACCGGGTGGTGCTGCGGCACCGCCTGCCCGCCGGGTCCAGCCACCCGATGACCGACGTGCTCGGCCTGCTCGAGTCGGTGGACCCGGTGCGGGTGCGCGCTGCCGACGGGAGGGTGGTGCAGGTGGCCAGCGACGACGTCGTGGCGCTCAAGACCGTGCCCCCGCGGCCGGTGAGCACTCGGGCCGTCCGCGCCCTGGAGCACGCCGCCGCACTGGCCTGGCCCGGCAGCGAGCACGCGTGGCTGGAGAGCTGGCTGGTGCGCGCGGGGGGTGGCTTCACCGCCCGGGCCAACTCCTGTGCCCCCCTGGGGCCGGTGCCCGAGGACGGGGTGCAGCGGGTCCGCGCCTGGTACGCCGAGCGCGGGCTGCCCGCCCGGTTCACCCAGCCCGACCGCCTCGCCGTGGACCTGCCGGGCTGGCCGGTCATCGACCGCTCCCGGGTGCTGACGGCCCCGGTCGCCGACGTCGCCGGAGCCGAGGTGGACGTGCGGGACGAGCCCGACGACGAGTGGCTCGGCGCCTGCCGCCACCGCGGGAGGACGCTGCCGCCAGGGGCGGCGGGGGTGCTGCGGGCGGTGGTGGACGGGGAGCTGGGTTTTGCGCGCGTCACCCGTGGGTCCGAGGTGGTGGCCGTGGCCCGGGGCGCGGTGACCGCCGCGCCGGACGGCACCCCGTGGCTGGGGCTGACCGTCGTGGAGGTGGCGCCCCGCGCCCGCCGCCAGGGCCTCGGCGGGCGGATCTGCGCAGGTCTGGTCGCGTGGGGGGCCGAGCGGGGCGCGCAGGGTGCCTACCTGCAGGTGGCGGAGCCGAACACCCCGGCCCGCGCCCTCTGCGCAGCGGCGGGCTTCACCGACCACCACGGGTACGGCTACGCCCTGGAGCCCTGA
- a CDS encoding transglycosylase domain-containing protein, with amino-acid sequence MAWLGGTCVLAGALVAGVLFPVVGGLGLVTTTVSASVDSVSTDLQTGTVAQTSTMLDSTGKPIAYFWGDQRRTEVASDKISRAMKLAVVSIEDKRFYSNDGVDWRGTLRAAVTNATAGSTQQGASTITQQYVKNYELLVLATTSAEQSAATADTAARKIRDVRVALTLDQKLGKDEILTRYLNLVPFGNGAYGIQAAAQTYFGINAVDLTVPQSAMLAGMVQSSSALNPYTNVQGVTERRNTVLDTMAANGVIPPSDADAAKATPLGVLAEAASPSNGCIGAGDNGFFCDYALQYLATAGISQQQVDTGGLTIHTTLDPTVQASTKAGLVRQAPADLDGIANVLDVVQPGTTAHKVLAMASSRTYGLDAARHETVLGQPYSLEGDGAGSVFKIFTTAAAMEKGLGINDVLDTPAQLQLKGFGDSAGSPGCPAKTYCVQNYSSHYKTSYPVWDALAQSPNTAFVKLISEVGVAPTVDMAVKLGMRSYGVVQPGRTTSIADTFKNGNQASFTLGVTPVNPVELSNVGATLASGGTWCPPTPVDGVTDSTGAAVTVNQQACERVVDPDLASSLANGLSHDPVSGTAAGAAKTVGWTLPLSSKTGTTNAEKSDAFLGFTNTVAGADIIFDDSGSPRSMCTSPLRHCPSATADLTGGAEPARSWFDAVSPVVGGLGAVTAPVLAPRYATGNGAFGQP; translated from the coding sequence TTGGCCTGGCTCGGCGGGACGTGCGTGCTGGCGGGTGCCCTCGTCGCGGGGGTGCTGTTCCCCGTCGTCGGTGGGTTGGGGCTGGTGACGACGACCGTGAGCGCCAGCGTGGACAGCGTCTCGACCGACCTGCAGACCGGCACGGTCGCGCAGACGAGCACGATGCTCGACTCCACCGGCAAGCCCATCGCCTACTTCTGGGGCGACCAGCGACGGACCGAGGTCGCCAGCGACAAGATCTCGCGGGCCATGAAGCTCGCCGTCGTCTCCATCGAGGACAAGCGCTTCTACTCCAACGACGGGGTCGACTGGCGCGGGACGCTCCGGGCCGCGGTGACGAACGCGACGGCCGGCTCCACGCAGCAGGGTGCCTCGACGATCACCCAGCAGTACGTGAAGAACTACGAGCTGCTGGTGCTGGCCACCACGAGCGCCGAGCAGAGCGCCGCCACGGCCGACACCGCGGCCCGCAAGATCCGGGACGTCCGGGTGGCGCTCACCCTCGACCAGAAGCTGGGCAAGGACGAGATCCTGACGCGGTACCTGAACCTGGTGCCCTTCGGCAACGGCGCGTACGGCATCCAGGCCGCGGCGCAGACGTACTTCGGCATCAACGCCGTCGACCTCACCGTCCCCCAGTCGGCCATGCTCGCCGGGATGGTGCAGTCCAGCTCCGCGCTGAACCCCTACACCAACGTGCAGGGCGTCACCGAGCGCCGCAACACCGTGCTGGACACCATGGCCGCCAACGGAGTGATTCCCCCGTCCGACGCCGATGCCGCCAAGGCGACCCCGCTCGGGGTGCTGGCCGAGGCCGCCTCGCCGTCCAACGGCTGCATCGGTGCCGGGGACAACGGGTTCTTCTGCGACTACGCCCTGCAGTACCTGGCCACGGCCGGGATCAGCCAGCAGCAGGTGGACACCGGCGGGCTCACCATCCACACCACCCTCGACCCGACGGTGCAGGCCTCGACGAAGGCCGGGCTGGTCAGGCAGGCCCCGGCCGATCTCGACGGCATCGCGAACGTCCTGGACGTGGTGCAGCCCGGCACCACGGCGCACAAGGTGCTGGCCATGGCGAGCAGCCGCACCTACGGCCTCGACGCCGCCCGGCACGAGACCGTGCTCGGCCAGCCGTACTCACTGGAGGGTGATGGCGCGGGGTCGGTGTTCAAGATCTTCACCACGGCCGCGGCGATGGAGAAGGGGCTCGGCATCAACGACGTGCTCGACACCCCGGCCCAGCTCCAGCTGAAGGGCTTCGGGGACAGCGCGGGCAGCCCCGGGTGCCCGGCCAAGACCTACTGCGTCCAGAACTACAGCTCGCACTACAAGACGTCGTACCCGGTGTGGGACGCGCTGGCGCAGTCGCCCAACACCGCGTTCGTCAAGCTCATCAGCGAGGTCGGCGTGGCGCCGACGGTCGACATGGCCGTCAAGCTCGGCATGCGGTCCTACGGGGTCGTCCAGCCGGGCCGGACCACGTCCATCGCCGACACCTTCAAGAACGGCAACCAGGCGTCCTTCACCCTCGGCGTCACCCCGGTGAACCCGGTGGAGCTGTCCAACGTGGGGGCGACGCTCGCCTCCGGGGGCACGTGGTGCCCGCCCACCCCCGTCGACGGGGTCACCGACTCCACCGGTGCCGCCGTCACGGTGAACCAGCAGGCCTGCGAGCGGGTGGTGGACCCGGACCTGGCGAGCAGCCTCGCCAACGGCCTGAGCCACGACCCGGTCAGCGGCACCGCGGCCGGTGCGGCGAAGACCGTCGGCTGGACGCTGCCCCTGTCGTCCAAGACGGGTACCACCAACGCCGAGAAGTCCGACGCGTTCCTCGGGTTCACCAACACCGTGGCCGGGGCCGACATCATCTTCGACGACTCCGGCAGCCCGCGGAGCATGTGCACCTCCCCCCTGCGGCACTGCCCCTCCGCCACCGCCGACCTGACCGGCGGGGCCGAGCCGGCCCGCAGCTGGTTCGACGCGGTGTCCCCGGTGGTGGGCGGACTCGGGGCGGTGACGGCACCGGTGCTCGCTCCCCGGTACGCGACGGGGAACGGGGCGTTCGGCCAGCCCTGA
- a CDS encoding MarR family winged helix-turn-helix transcriptional regulator → MNEPATVTAAAELNLRLGRLSRLLRRSAAPGELSPGATSALATLVRGGRLRQGELAAREQVAPPTMSRIVASLELGGHVVREADPGDGRATLLVATPAGRELVTGVTSARVRELDAALAGLDPGQRRGLLDGLAALEAVLSTRPAGDQAGGP, encoded by the coding sequence GTGAACGAGCCGGCGACGGTGACAGCGGCGGCGGAGCTGAACCTGCGGCTCGGTCGGCTCAGCCGGCTGCTGCGCCGGTCCGCCGCCCCCGGCGAGCTCAGTCCTGGTGCCACCTCGGCCCTGGCGACGCTCGTGCGTGGCGGTCGGCTGCGACAGGGGGAGCTGGCCGCGCGCGAACAGGTGGCCCCACCGACCATGTCGAGGATCGTGGCGTCGCTCGAGCTGGGCGGCCACGTGGTCCGCGAGGCCGATCCGGGCGACGGGCGGGCGACGCTGCTCGTGGCGACCCCGGCGGGACGCGAGCTCGTGACGGGCGTCACCTCGGCCCGGGTGCGCGAGCTCGACGCCGCGCTCGCCGGGCTCGACCCCGGGCAGCGCCGGGGCCTGCTGGACGGCCTGGCAGCCCTGGAGGCCGTGCTCAGCACCAGGCCGGCAGGGGATCAAGCCGGGGGTCCATGA
- a CDS encoding MFS transporter, with protein MRVDRDHPRYKWVVLTNTTLGVLMSTINSSIVLISLPAIFRGIGLDPLAAGNVSYLLWMIMGYLLVNAVLVVTLGRLGDMFGRVKIYNIGFVVFTVASVALSVDPMAGGGGALWIILWRVVQGVGGAMLFASSTAILTDAFPAEQRGRALGINQVAAIAGSFLGLVIGGVLSEWDWRAIFWVSVPLGILGTVWSYRSLHELGERSPGKIDWPGNLSFAVGLTALLAGITYGIQPYGGHPTGWTNPWVLTGIIGGLALLVAFCVVESRVSDPMFHLALFRNRAFGLGNLAGFTASVGRGGLQFMLIIWLQGIWLPLHGFSFETTPLWAGIYLLPLTVGFLVAGPLSGALSDRHGARPFATGGLALVALTFVLLLTIPVDFPYWLFALLIALNGVGSGLFSSPNAAAIMSSVPANQRGVASGMRGTFFNAGSALSIGVFFSLMVAGLATTLPGALSSGLQAQGISADVAGQVAAQPPVGTLFSAFLGFNPISELLGPTGALQQPGVNADVLTGQSFFPQLISGPFHSGLVVVFVAAAVMMVVGAVASALAGGRYVHPGTAPTPARATAKG; from the coding sequence ATGCGCGTGGACCGGGACCACCCGCGCTACAAGTGGGTCGTCCTCACCAACACCACGCTCGGCGTGCTCATGAGCACCATCAACTCCTCGATCGTGCTCATCTCGCTGCCGGCGATCTTCCGGGGCATCGGCCTCGACCCCCTGGCGGCGGGGAACGTCAGCTACCTGCTGTGGATGATCATGGGATACCTGCTGGTCAACGCCGTCCTCGTGGTGACCCTGGGCCGCCTGGGCGACATGTTCGGCAGGGTGAAGATCTACAACATCGGCTTCGTGGTCTTCACCGTCGCGTCGGTCGCGCTCAGCGTCGACCCGATGGCCGGTGGTGGGGGTGCGCTCTGGATCATCCTGTGGCGCGTGGTGCAGGGCGTCGGCGGAGCGATGCTGTTCGCCAGCTCGACGGCGATCCTCACCGACGCCTTCCCGGCCGAGCAGCGTGGTCGGGCGCTGGGCATCAACCAGGTGGCCGCGATCGCCGGGTCGTTCCTCGGCCTCGTCATCGGTGGAGTGCTCAGCGAGTGGGACTGGCGCGCGATCTTCTGGGTCAGCGTGCCGCTGGGCATCCTCGGCACCGTGTGGTCCTACCGCTCGCTGCACGAGCTCGGTGAGCGGAGCCCGGGAAAGATCGACTGGCCCGGCAACCTCAGCTTCGCGGTGGGGCTCACGGCCCTGCTCGCCGGCATCACGTACGGAATCCAGCCCTACGGCGGCCACCCCACCGGCTGGACCAACCCGTGGGTGCTCACCGGCATCATCGGCGGGCTCGCGCTGCTGGTCGCGTTCTGCGTCGTCGAGTCCCGGGTGAGCGACCCGATGTTCCACCTGGCGCTGTTCCGCAACCGGGCCTTCGGCCTCGGCAACCTGGCCGGTTTCACGGCCTCCGTCGGCCGGGGTGGGCTGCAGTTCATGCTCATCATCTGGTTGCAGGGCATCTGGCTGCCGCTGCACGGATTCAGCTTCGAGACGACGCCGCTGTGGGCCGGCATCTACCTGCTGCCGCTGACCGTCGGGTTCCTCGTCGCCGGCCCGCTCTCGGGTGCGCTGTCCGACCGCCACGGCGCACGACCGTTCGCCACCGGCGGGCTCGCGCTCGTCGCGCTGACGTTCGTGCTGCTGCTGACCATCCCGGTCGACTTCCCGTACTGGCTGTTCGCACTGCTCATCGCGCTGAACGGGGTGGGCTCGGGCCTGTTCAGCTCGCCCAACGCCGCCGCCATCATGTCCAGCGTCCCCGCCAACCAGCGCGGCGTGGCCTCGGGGATGCGCGGCACGTTCTTCAACGCGGGCTCGGCGTTGAGCATCGGGGTGTTCTTCTCCCTGATGGTCGCGGGCCTGGCCACCACGCTGCCCGGGGCGCTCAGCTCGGGGCTGCAGGCCCAGGGCATCTCCGCCGACGTCGCCGGACAGGTCGCCGCCCAGCCTCCGGTGGGCACGCTGTTCTCGGCCTTCCTCGGCTTCAACCCCATCAGCGAGCTGCTCGGCCCCACCGGCGCCCTGCAGCAGCCCGGCGTGAACGCCGACGTGCTGACCGGCCAGAGCTTCTTCCCGCAGCTCATCTCCGGTCCGTTCCACTCCGGTCTGGTCGTCGTCTTCGTCGCGGCCGCGGTCATGATGGTCGTCGGTGCGGTGGCCTCGGCCCTGGCGGGCGGACGCTACGTCCACCCCGGCACCGCGCCGACCCCCGCGCGCGCGACGGCGAAGGGCTGA
- the thiD gene encoding bifunctional hydroxymethylpyrimidine kinase/phosphomethylpyrimidine kinase, producing MSAPPPSLPLPLPGDTPVRVLTVAGSDSGGGAGMQADLRTIALLGVHGCAAVTAVTVQNTVGVSGVHEVPAATVAAQVRAVVTDIGVGAVKTGMLASSAIIEALEEVFGELGIGSRVPLVLDPVAASVGGDPLFSGSAQDTLRDRLFPLATLLTPNLDEVRLFTGIDVVDGASQREAARVLHGLGPRWVLVKGGHLRSSPVSTDVLHDGTSFTELTAPRTPTTNDHGAGDCLGAATACALAHGWSVPEAVALGKEWATRCVAAAYPLGAGHGPVSPLWRLLG from the coding sequence ATGAGCGCGCCCCCGCCGTCCCTGCCCCTCCCGCTGCCCGGCGACACCCCGGTCCGGGTGCTCACGGTGGCCGGGTCCGACTCCGGGGGCGGTGCGGGGATGCAGGCCGACCTGCGGACGATCGCGCTGCTCGGGGTGCACGGGTGCGCGGCCGTCACCGCCGTGACCGTGCAGAACACCGTCGGCGTCAGCGGGGTGCACGAGGTGCCTGCGGCCACCGTCGCCGCCCAGGTGCGCGCGGTGGTCACCGACATCGGTGTCGGCGCGGTGAAGACGGGGATGCTGGCCTCGAGCGCGATCATCGAGGCGCTCGAGGAGGTGTTCGGCGAGCTCGGGATCGGGTCGAGGGTGCCGCTGGTGCTCGACCCGGTGGCCGCGTCGGTCGGCGGGGACCCGCTGTTCTCGGGCTCCGCGCAGGACACGTTGCGCGACCGGCTGTTCCCGCTGGCGACGCTGCTCACCCCGAACCTGGACGAGGTGCGGCTGTTCACCGGGATCGACGTGGTCGACGGAGCGTCGCAGCGCGAGGCCGCCCGCGTGCTGCACGGCCTGGGGCCACGCTGGGTGCTGGTGAAGGGCGGGCACCTGCGCAGCTCGCCGGTCAGCACGGACGTGCTCCACGACGGCACCTCGTTCACCGAGCTGACCGCGCCGCGCACCCCCACCACGAACGACCACGGGGCGGGCGACTGCCTGGGCGCGGCGACGGCGTGCGCCCTCGCCCACGGCTGGTCGGTGCCCGAGGCCGTCGCGCTGGGCAAGGAGTGGGCTACGCGGTGCGTGGCGGCGGCCTACCCGCTGGGCGCCGGCCACGGCCCGGTGTCCCCGCTGTGGCGGCTGCTCGGCTGA
- a CDS encoding pseudouridine synthase, protein MPPRPLPVRDGLNPTRLRLPEDAGLPEDAGLPVGGAQATVLAHLLARWPDDAVRLSEKVDSGQVLLDDGSAVTAATPYRAGVFVHLYRDPAPETPVPFAVDVLHRDENLVVVDKPHFLATTPRGVHVTETVLTRLRVELDLPELSPAHRLDRLTAGVLVLTTRVAVRGAYQQLFDARAVTKTYEAVAVEGPAPELPCTVRSRIVKERGHLQAREVPGEVNAETLVEAGDRPGHYRLGPRTGRTHQLRVHLAALGIPILGDPLYPVVREVAVDDWSDPLQLLARTVSFTDPLTGAPREFTSRRVLRTCA, encoded by the coding sequence GTGCCGCCGCGTCCGCTGCCCGTGCGCGACGGGCTGAACCCCACGCGGCTGCGCCTGCCCGAGGACGCCGGCCTGCCCGAGGACGCCGGCCTGCCGGTGGGCGGCGCGCAGGCGACCGTGCTGGCGCACCTGCTCGCCCGCTGGCCCGACGACGCGGTGCGGCTGAGCGAGAAGGTCGACTCCGGGCAGGTGCTGCTCGACGACGGGAGCGCGGTCACGGCCGCAACCCCGTACCGGGCCGGGGTGTTCGTGCACCTCTACCGCGACCCCGCGCCCGAGACGCCGGTGCCGTTCGCCGTGGACGTGCTGCACCGCGACGAGAACCTGGTGGTGGTGGACAAGCCGCACTTCCTGGCCACCACCCCGCGCGGGGTGCACGTGACCGAGACGGTCCTGACCCGGCTGAGGGTGGAGCTCGACCTGCCCGAGCTGAGCCCCGCCCACCGTCTCGACCGGCTCACCGCCGGGGTGCTCGTGCTCACCACCCGCGTGGCCGTCCGGGGCGCCTACCAGCAGCTGTTCGACGCGCGCGCGGTCACCAAGACCTACGAGGCGGTGGCCGTCGAGGGTCCCGCGCCGGAGCTGCCGTGCACCGTGCGCAGCCGCATCGTCAAGGAGCGCGGGCACCTGCAGGCCCGCGAGGTGCCGGGCGAGGTGAACGCCGAGACCCTCGTGGAGGCCGGCGACCGCCCGGGGCACTACCGCCTGGGCCCGCGCACCGGACGCACCCACCAGCTGCGGGTGCACCTGGCCGCGCTGGGCATCCCGATCCTCGGCGACCCGCTCTACCCGGTGGTGCGCGAGGTGGCCGTGGACGACTGGTCCGACCCGCTGCAGCTGCTCGCCCGCACGGTGTCCTTCACCGACCCGCTGACCGGTGCGCCCCGGGAGTTCACGAGCCGACGGGTGCTGCGCACCTGTGCGTGA
- a CDS encoding cold shock domain-containing protein, with protein sequence MLATVSWYEPAKGYGFAAPDGGGAEVFVHSSAIVTGGVLAAGQRVAFVVTAGEKGPQAQHLVPLRHDAGVRGAPLVAPGDGADGTVVWFDEEKSFGFVAADDGAGDVFLHVRALDDPQYVPAEGDRITFSPVTMDQGRQAREVRFVAAGDPVETAVAPNPARPSSRTPGHTPARTSTTRPPARGGDGTVARYDADRGFGFITPDVGGPDLFVHVSVVAGDQPLVAGERVRFRIRQSDRGPQADAVEHV encoded by the coding sequence GTGCTCGCCACCGTCTCCTGGTACGAGCCGGCCAAGGGCTACGGCTTCGCGGCTCCCGACGGCGGAGGCGCCGAGGTGTTCGTCCACTCCTCCGCGATCGTCACCGGGGGTGTCCTCGCGGCCGGCCAGCGCGTCGCCTTCGTGGTGACCGCCGGGGAGAAGGGGCCGCAGGCCCAGCACCTCGTCCCGCTGCGCCACGACGCCGGGGTCCGCGGAGCGCCGCTGGTCGCGCCCGGAGACGGCGCCGACGGCACCGTGGTGTGGTTCGACGAGGAGAAGTCGTTCGGCTTCGTCGCCGCCGACGACGGGGCGGGCGACGTGTTCCTGCACGTGCGCGCCCTGGACGACCCGCAGTACGTGCCCGCCGAGGGCGACCGGATCACGTTCTCCCCGGTCACCATGGACCAGGGTCGCCAGGCCCGCGAGGTGCGGTTCGTGGCCGCCGGGGACCCGGTCGAGACCGCGGTGGCCCCGAACCCCGCCCGCCCGTCCAGCCGCACCCCCGGCCACACCCCCGCCCGAACGTCCACCACCCGGCCCCCGGCCCGCGGCGGTGACGGCACGGTCGCGCGCTACGACGCCGACCGCGGCTTCGGGTTCATCACCCCGGACGTCGGCGGGCCCGACCTGTTCGTGCACGTCTCGGTGGTCGCCGGCGACCAGCCGCTGGTGGCCGGTGAGCGGGTCCGGTTCCGGATCCGGCAGAGCGACCGGGGGCCGCAGGCCGACGCCGTCGAGCACGTCTGA
- a CDS encoding polyketide cyclase, with translation MSEQPDQRYEVSRQVDATPAEVFALLCTPGGHVAIDSSGMLQSAEGDPVRAVGDTFVVHMDRESLGDLPMGAYDVTVVITGFAQDAALEWTISGTVQPPIQHRYGYRLEPSGTGTLVTSYYDWSQVLERYRRAIAFPVVPVAALGATLGILARTLRAD, from the coding sequence ATGAGCGAGCAGCCCGACCAGCGGTACGAGGTGTCCCGGCAGGTTGACGCCACGCCGGCGGAGGTGTTCGCGCTGCTGTGCACCCCGGGCGGCCACGTGGCCATCGACAGCTCGGGGATGCTGCAGTCGGCCGAGGGTGACCCGGTGCGGGCGGTGGGGGACACGTTCGTCGTCCACATGGACCGGGAGTCGCTCGGCGACCTGCCGATGGGCGCCTACGACGTCACCGTGGTCATCACGGGGTTCGCGCAGGACGCCGCGCTGGAGTGGACGATCTCCGGCACCGTGCAGCCGCCCATCCAGCACCGCTACGGCTACCGGCTGGAGCCCTCGGGCACCGGCACGCTGGTCACGTCCTACTACGACTGGAGCCAGGTCCTCGAGCGCTACCGTCGGGCGATCGCGTTCCCGGTGGTGCCCGTCGCCGCCCTCGGGGCCACCCTCGGCATCCTGGCCCGGACCCTGCGCGCGGACTGA